CCGAGAGGTTGAACGCCCGCCATCCGAACTGCATGCCCGCTGCCCCGACGTTGATGCCTATAAAGGGCATCGGCGTCTCGAAAACCTCGCCCGGAAGGGTCAACGCGAAATTGCCGTCGAACGTGGGCCCGGTTGCCAGGATGTCATCGCCGAGCGCAGGAGCACCAGCGTTGATCCACGCGGTGATGGCAGCTATGTCGCCACCGAAGTACTCCGCCGGATCAGTGAAGCCGTTACCTTCCACGTCGATGAGGATCTGGAGCACCGCGCCAGGATTGACGAGCGTCGCGCCATCCGGCATGTAGATCCGGCCGTCAACGCCCCAGTCCGGCGTGACCGTGAAGAACTGGGTGATGTTCCAGGCGAACGCCTGGCTCGCCACCAGCATGACGACCACGAACACTGCTGGGTACAGTACCTTTCTGACCATACCTTACCTCCTTTTGGTTCTCCCTTGCGTCAAACTTTCGTTCAAGCTATGCAATGCAGCCCCTGTGGGCAGTCTTTCCGAGCTTCGGTACCCCCAAAACAACCCCGTGGAGAATACCCCCTGATTACGTGCAAAGTTATACCTCATTCGCCCAACGAAGTCAAGCAGTTTTTGCCGGAAAGACCGTTCCACACCACTGCCGCTTGGTCGTTTGTACCCTGAATCTCAAGCCTACTCTCATTTGTCTCAGGATCGCGCACACAGGAAGACTGCCCAA
The nucleotide sequence above comes from Verrucomicrobiota bacterium. Encoded proteins:
- a CDS encoding PEP-CTERM sorting domain-containing protein; the protein is MFVVVMLVASQAFAWNITQFFTVTPDWGVDGRIYMPDGATLVNPGAVLQILIDVEGNGFTDPAEYFGGDIAAITAWINAGAPALGDDILATGPTFDGNFALTLPGEVFETPMPFIGINVGAAGMQFGWRAFNLSEAEMAEFCTVPGVELWYTTVAEVGLDGAPWTILDASDLWNWDGYVGTQVYFGMKPMNVLDVHLATCGGVIPEPGTMLLIGSSALLLFIRRKK